A single Streptomyces mirabilis DNA region contains:
- a CDS encoding glutamate-cysteine ligase family protein, translating to MGEKVVAGSYDLSDRRHYRGKLRQCLAGLARLLEEKRFDRPKNLMGLEIELNLAGPDGMPRMMNAQVLERIASRDFQTELAMFNLEVNIAPHRLDGRVFDRLAEELHTSLAYAHRKAGELDAGIMMIGILPTLDRDDLVSSNLSDVDRYTLLNDQIVAARGEDFVLDIDGVERLVCTSKSIAPEAACTSVQLHLQVTPARFADVWNAAQAVAAVQVAIGANSPFLFGRELWRESRPPLFQQSTDTRPPELQAQGVRPRTWFGERWISSAYDLFEENLRFFPPLLPISDEEDPLAVLDAGGIPRLAELVLHNGTVYRWNRPVYDVADGVPHLRVENRVLPAGPTVTDVVANAAFYYGVVRALAEEARPVWTRLSFESAAANFDAACRHGIDARLEWPRRGRYGGTTAQVEAVHLVRDELLPLAAAGLDAWGVEPADRDYYLGVIEDRCRLRANGATWQAATFHQALEKGLGRNAALAATTRRYGELMHLGEPVHTWPVGLPERVPLG from the coding sequence ATGGGAGAGAAGGTCGTGGCAGGGTCGTACGACCTGTCCGATCGCCGACACTACCGAGGCAAGCTCCGGCAGTGTCTGGCGGGGCTGGCGCGACTGCTGGAGGAGAAGCGGTTCGATCGCCCGAAGAATCTCATGGGGCTGGAGATCGAACTGAATCTCGCCGGGCCCGACGGCATGCCCAGGATGATGAATGCGCAAGTACTCGAAAGGATTGCGAGCCGAGACTTTCAAACAGAACTTGCCATGTTCAACCTGGAAGTCAACATAGCCCCACATCGATTGGACGGCCGGGTATTCGACCGGCTCGCCGAGGAGCTGCACACCTCGCTCGCATATGCCCATCGAAAGGCCGGCGAACTCGACGCGGGAATCATGATGATCGGGATTCTGCCGACCCTCGACCGTGACGACCTGGTCTCCTCGAACCTGTCGGACGTCGATCGCTACACCCTGCTCAACGATCAGATCGTGGCCGCCCGCGGCGAGGACTTCGTGCTCGACATCGACGGGGTGGAGCGCCTCGTCTGTACGTCGAAGTCCATCGCGCCCGAGGCCGCCTGCACCTCCGTGCAGTTGCATCTCCAGGTCACTCCGGCCCGCTTCGCGGACGTGTGGAACGCGGCGCAGGCCGTTGCCGCCGTGCAGGTCGCGATCGGTGCCAACTCGCCCTTCCTGTTCGGCCGTGAGCTGTGGCGTGAGTCGCGCCCGCCGTTGTTCCAGCAGTCCACCGACACCCGGCCGCCCGAGCTCCAGGCGCAGGGGGTGCGTCCGCGCACCTGGTTCGGCGAGCGGTGGATCTCCTCGGCGTACGACCTCTTCGAGGAGAACCTGCGCTTCTTCCCGCCTCTGCTGCCCATCAGCGACGAGGAGGACCCGCTCGCGGTCCTCGACGCCGGAGGCATTCCCAGGCTCGCCGAACTCGTGCTGCACAACGGCACGGTCTACCGCTGGAACCGGCCCGTGTACGACGTCGCCGACGGAGTCCCGCACCTGCGCGTCGAGAACCGGGTGCTGCCTGCCGGTCCCACCGTCACCGATGTCGTCGCCAACGCGGCGTTCTACTACGGGGTCGTGCGTGCGCTCGCCGAGGAGGCGCGGCCCGTGTGGACACGGCTGTCGTTCGAGTCCGCGGCGGCCAACTTCGACGCGGCCTGCCGCCATGGCATCGACGCGCGTCTGGAGTGGCCGCGGCGGGGACGGTACGGGGGTACCACCGCGCAGGTCGAGGCCGTGCACCTGGTCCGTGACGAACTGCTGCCGCTCGCCGCGGCGGGGCTGGACGCGTGGGGCGTCGAGCCGGCCGACCGGGACTATTACCTGGGGGTGATCGAGGACCGGTGCCGGTTGCGGGCCAACGGGGCGACCTGGCAGGCGGCCACGTTCCACCAGGCGCTGGAGAAGGGTCTCGGGAGGAATGCCGCGCTGGCCGCGACCACCCGGCGCTACGGCGAGTTGATGCACCTCGGTGAGCCCGTGCACACCTGGCCGGTGGGACTGCCGGAGCGGGTACCGCTGGGCTGA
- the gcvP gene encoding aminomethyl-transferring glycine dehydrogenase: MTAHRIPLSELEQGIPFEQRHIGPDPEARAKMLAQVGYGSLDELTAAAVPDVIKNAEALELPGARTEAEVLAELRSLTDRNQVLDSMIGLGYYGTFTPPVILRNVMENPAWYTAYTPYQPEISQGRLEALLNFQTVVAELTGLPTSGASLLDEGTAAAEAMALSRRMGKNKKGLFLVDADTLPQTVAVIETRAEPTGVEIVVADLGEGIPAEIAGREINGVLIQYPGASGAVRDLKPVIEQAHELGAVVTVAADLLALTLLTSPGELGADIAIGTTQRFGVPMGFGGPHAGYMAVREKFARSLPGRLVGVSVDADGHKAYRLALQTREQHIRREKATSNICTAQVLLAVMAGMYAVYHGPEGLRTIARRTHRYATILAAGLTAGGVEVVHGAYFDTLTARVPGRAAEVVAGARSGGVNLHLVDADHVSIACDETTARKQVGAVWTAFGVDGDIEALDAIAEDTLPAALLRTDDYLTHAVFHQYRSETAMLRYLRRLSDRDYALDRGMIPLGSCTMKLNATTEMEPVTWPEFGQLHPFVPAEQAQGYLTLIQELEERLAEVTGYDKVSLQPNAGSQGELAGLLAVRGYHRANGDDQRTVCLIPSSAHGTNAASAVMAGMKVVVVKTAEDGEIDVEDLRAKIEQYRDELSVLMITYPSTHGVFEEHVADICAQVHEAGGQVYVDGANLNALVGLAKPGHFGGDVSHLNLHKTFCIPHGGGGPGVGPVGVRAHLAPYLPNHPLQPAAGPETGVGPISAAPWGSAGILPISWAYVRLMGGEGLKRATQVAVLSANYIAKRLEPHFPVLYTGPGGLVAHECIIDLRPLTKATGVSVDDIAKRLIDYGFHAPTMSFPVAGTLMIEPTESEDLIELDRFCEAMIAIRAEIDKVGSGVWAAEDNPLRNAPHTAAALGGEWEHAYTREEAVFPAGVSAADKYWPPVRRIDQAYGDRNLVCSCPPLDAYEA; the protein is encoded by the coding sequence ATGACCGCCCATCGCATTCCGCTCTCCGAGCTCGAACAGGGAATCCCCTTCGAGCAGCGCCACATCGGGCCCGACCCCGAGGCGCGGGCCAAGATGCTCGCGCAGGTCGGGTACGGCTCGCTCGACGAGCTGACGGCCGCCGCTGTGCCGGACGTCATCAAGAACGCCGAGGCGCTGGAGCTGCCGGGCGCGCGCACCGAGGCCGAGGTACTGGCCGAGCTGCGCTCCCTCACGGACCGCAACCAGGTGCTCGACTCGATGATCGGCCTCGGCTACTACGGCACGTTCACGCCGCCGGTGATCCTGCGCAACGTCATGGAGAACCCGGCCTGGTACACCGCGTACACGCCGTACCAGCCGGAGATCTCCCAGGGGCGGCTCGAAGCGCTGCTGAACTTCCAGACCGTCGTCGCCGAGCTGACCGGGCTGCCCACCTCCGGCGCCTCGCTGCTCGACGAGGGCACCGCCGCCGCCGAGGCGATGGCGCTGTCCCGGCGCATGGGCAAGAACAAGAAGGGCCTCTTCCTGGTCGACGCGGACACCCTGCCGCAGACCGTCGCCGTCATCGAGACCCGCGCCGAGCCGACCGGCGTCGAGATCGTCGTCGCCGACCTGGGCGAGGGCATCCCGGCCGAGATCGCCGGGCGTGAGATCAACGGCGTGCTGATCCAGTACCCGGGCGCCTCCGGTGCCGTACGAGACCTGAAGCCCGTCATCGAGCAGGCGCACGAGCTCGGCGCGGTCGTCACGGTCGCCGCCGACCTGCTCGCTCTCACGCTGCTCACCTCGCCCGGTGAGCTCGGCGCCGACATCGCGATCGGTACGACCCAGCGCTTCGGCGTGCCGATGGGCTTCGGCGGTCCGCACGCCGGATACATGGCGGTGCGAGAGAAGTTCGCGCGCAGCCTGCCCGGCCGCCTGGTGGGCGTCTCCGTGGACGCCGACGGACACAAGGCGTACCGGCTCGCCCTGCAGACGCGGGAGCAGCACATCCGCCGCGAGAAGGCGACCAGCAACATCTGTACGGCGCAGGTGCTGCTCGCGGTGATGGCCGGCATGTACGCCGTCTACCACGGTCCCGAGGGCCTGCGGACCATCGCGCGGCGTACGCACCGGTACGCCACGATCCTCGCCGCGGGCCTGACGGCCGGCGGGGTCGAGGTCGTGCACGGTGCCTACTTCGACACGCTGACCGCGCGGGTGCCGGGCCGGGCCGCCGAGGTCGTGGCGGGCGCGCGCAGCGGAGGCGTCAACCTCCATCTCGTCGACGCCGACCACGTGTCGATCGCCTGCGACGAGACCACCGCCCGCAAGCAGGTGGGCGCCGTCTGGACCGCGTTCGGTGTCGACGGTGACATCGAGGCCCTGGATGCCATCGCCGAGGACACGCTGCCCGCGGCGCTGCTGCGCACCGACGACTACCTCACGCACGCGGTCTTCCACCAGTACCGCTCCGAGACCGCGATGCTGCGCTACCTGCGCAGGCTGTCCGACCGTGACTACGCGCTCGACCGCGGCATGATCCCGCTGGGCTCCTGCACCATGAAGCTCAACGCGACCACCGAGATGGAGCCGGTCACCTGGCCCGAGTTCGGCCAGCTGCACCCCTTCGTGCCCGCCGAGCAGGCGCAGGGCTATCTCACCCTCATCCAGGAGCTGGAGGAGCGGCTCGCCGAGGTCACGGGGTACGACAAGGTGTCGCTCCAGCCGAACGCGGGCTCCCAGGGCGAGCTGGCCGGGCTGCTCGCCGTACGCGGCTACCACCGGGCCAACGGCGATGACCAGCGCACGGTCTGCCTGATCCCGTCCTCCGCGCACGGCACGAACGCCGCGAGCGCCGTGATGGCCGGCATGAAGGTCGTCGTCGTGAAGACCGCCGAGGACGGCGAGATCGACGTCGAGGACCTGCGCGCGAAGATCGAGCAGTACCGCGACGAGCTGTCCGTGCTGATGATCACGTACCCCTCGACGCACGGTGTGTTCGAGGAGCACGTCGCCGACATCTGCGCGCAGGTGCACGAGGCGGGCGGGCAGGTGTACGTCGACGGTGCCAACCTCAACGCGCTGGTGGGCCTCGCCAAGCCGGGCCACTTCGGCGGTGACGTCTCCCACCTGAACCTGCACAAGACGTTCTGCATCCCGCACGGCGGTGGCGGTCCGGGCGTGGGCCCGGTCGGCGTACGCGCGCACCTGGCGCCGTACCTGCCGAACCACCCGCTGCAGCCCGCGGCCGGTCCCGAGACCGGCGTGGGACCGATCTCGGCCGCTCCCTGGGGCTCGGCGGGCATTCTGCCGATCTCCTGGGCGTACGTCCGTCTCATGGGCGGTGAGGGCCTCAAGCGGGCCACGCAGGTGGCGGTGCTGTCCGCGAACTACATCGCCAAGCGCCTGGAGCCGCACTTCCCGGTGCTCTACACCGGCCCCGGCGGGCTGGTCGCGCACGAGTGCATCATCGATCTGCGTCCGCTGACCAAGGCGACCGGCGTCAGCGTCGACGACATCGCCAAGCGGCTCATCGACTATGGCTTCCACGCGCCGACGATGTCCTTCCCGGTGGCCGGCACGCTGATGATCGAGCCCACCGAGTCCGAGGACCTGATCGAGCTCGACCGGTTCTGCGAGGCGATGATCGCCATTCGTGCGGAGATCGACAAGGTCGGCTCGGGCGTCTGGGCGGCCGAGGACAACCCTCTGCGGAACGCGCCGCACACCGCCGCCGCACTCGGCGGCGAGTGGGAGCACGCGTACACCCGCGAGGAGGCCGTCTTCCCGGCCGGTGTCTCGGCCGCGGACAAGTACTGGCCGCCGGTGCGCCGCATCGACCAGGCGTACGGCGACCGGAACCTGGTCTGTTCCTGCCCGCCGCTGGACGCTTACGAAGCGTAG
- a CDS encoding substrate-binding and VWA domain-containing protein: MGRHSLPDAYGAGAADPRPRARRRTVAIATVLVLTVAAGTAVAVRGGLLSFGSSCRDNAIPLKITASPDMAPALRAVAEHARDHNITSDGHCIAVTVTARESYKVADALRSGNKSDVQAWVPDSALWVSRVTGESNATRVTAAGSVASSPVGVAMVPSAAKSLGWPGKTYTWTELAGASMQDDRLRLGAADPVHSAAGLLALTQLGTAAATIKGGDAQAAAMAKTLSQRTSDSDSQVLGTLPHDSSGSEQGNPNRNQALILSEQSAFAYNSSADRGAGLDLFYPKDGSPRLDYPFTLVDESRLNTDTSRAALRFMTLLGESDGRRILERYGFRTDDEKVSPALVTKAGGRAPQPFARAPLDPAPAKAVDEALGTWTITVQSARITTVVDASASMAQPVPGTGQSRMDVTRASLLQALATFTSEDEIGLWKFSTRLDGDRDYRVLVPTERLGDHKGNGTQRDRLSAAFSSLTPVPNGATGLYDTTLAAYKAATSSYVKGKFNALVLLTDGVNQDPGSISRSALVTQLQKLTDPRRPVPLIAIAVGPDADKAEVQEIAKATGGSGQQVNDPTQIHSVILKAIVAAGSQSQG, encoded by the coding sequence ATGGGACGTCACAGCTTGCCCGATGCGTACGGGGCGGGCGCGGCCGACCCCCGTCCACGCGCACGCCGCCGTACGGTGGCCATCGCGACGGTGCTGGTTCTCACGGTCGCCGCGGGCACGGCGGTCGCGGTCCGTGGTGGTCTGCTCTCCTTCGGCTCGTCCTGCCGGGACAACGCCATACCCCTCAAGATCACCGCGTCCCCGGACATGGCGCCCGCCCTCAGGGCCGTCGCCGAACACGCGCGCGACCACAACATCACTTCCGACGGCCACTGCATCGCCGTCACCGTGACGGCCCGCGAGTCGTACAAGGTCGCCGACGCGCTGAGGTCGGGCAACAAGTCCGACGTCCAGGCGTGGGTGCCGGACTCCGCCCTGTGGGTGAGCCGGGTCACCGGTGAGAGCAACGCGACGCGGGTGACCGCGGCGGGCAGCGTCGCCTCCTCTCCGGTCGGCGTCGCGATGGTCCCGTCGGCCGCGAAGTCGCTGGGGTGGCCCGGGAAGACGTACACCTGGACCGAGTTGGCGGGCGCCTCGATGCAGGACGACCGGCTGAGGCTCGGTGCGGCCGACCCGGTGCACAGCGCGGCCGGCCTGCTCGCGCTGACCCAGCTCGGCACCGCCGCTGCCACCATCAAGGGAGGGGACGCCCAGGCGGCGGCCATGGCGAAGACACTCTCCCAGCGCACGTCCGACAGCGACAGCCAGGTCCTGGGCACCCTCCCGCACGACTCCTCCGGCTCCGAGCAGGGCAACCCGAACCGCAACCAGGCGCTGATCCTCTCCGAGCAGTCGGCGTTCGCGTACAACTCCTCGGCCGACAGAGGCGCCGGACTCGACCTCTTCTACCCCAAGGACGGATCACCGCGGCTCGACTACCCCTTCACCCTGGTCGACGAGTCACGGCTGAACACCGACACGAGCCGTGCCGCGCTTCGGTTCATGACGCTGCTCGGCGAGTCGGACGGGCGGCGGATCCTGGAGCGGTACGGGTTCCGCACGGACGACGAGAAGGTCTCGCCCGCGCTGGTCACTAAGGCCGGCGGCCGCGCCCCGCAGCCGTTCGCTCGCGCCCCGCTCGACCCCGCACCGGCGAAGGCGGTCGACGAGGCACTCGGCACGTGGACGATCACGGTGCAGAGCGCCCGGATCACCACGGTCGTCGACGCCTCCGCGTCCATGGCGCAGCCGGTGCCGGGCACCGGCCAGTCCCGTATGGACGTCACCAGGGCGTCCCTGCTGCAGGCCCTCGCGACCTTCACCTCGGAGGACGAGATCGGGCTGTGGAAGTTCTCCACCCGCCTGGACGGCGACCGCGACTACCGGGTGCTGGTGCCCACGGAACGCCTGGGCGACCACAAGGGCAACGGCACCCAGCGGGACAGGCTGTCGGCGGCGTTCAGCTCCCTGACTCCCGTCCCGAACGGCGCGACGGGCCTGTACGACACCACGCTCGCCGCGTACAAGGCGGCCACCTCCTCCTATGTCAAGGGGAAGTTCAACGCGCTGGTGCTGCTGACCGACGGCGTCAACCAGGACCCGGGAAGCATCTCGCGCTCCGCCCTCGTCACCCAACTGCAGAAGCTCACCGACCCGCGGCGCCCGGTGCCGCTCATCGCGATCGCCGTGGGCCCGGACGCCGACAAGGCAGAGGTCCAGGAGATCGCCAAGGCGACCGGCGGCTCCGGCCAGCAGGTCAACGACCCCACGCAGATCCACTCGGTGATCCTCAAGGCGATCGTTGCAGCGGGCAGCCAGAGCCAAGGCTGA
- a CDS encoding DUF5999 family protein — MCQHQPPCPTAESADRESARLVAHHPEQGWSLLCNGVLLFEDTGELLPDGQIIAPHRPQGSEHVMTAA; from the coding sequence ATGTGCCAGCACCAGCCACCGTGTCCGACAGCCGAATCAGCCGACCGGGAGTCCGCCCGCCTCGTGGCGCACCACCCGGAGCAGGGATGGAGCCTGCTGTGCAACGGCGTTCTGCTCTTCGAGGACACCGGTGAGCTCCTGCCCGACGGCCAGATCATCGCCCCGCACCGCCCCCAGGGCAGCGAGCACGTGATGACGGCCGCCTGA